In one Pseudomonas fitomaticsae genomic region, the following are encoded:
- the cysG gene encoding siroheme synthase CysG, protein MKYLPLFHNLRGSRVLVVGGGEIALRKSRLLADAGALLRVVAPEIEAQLRELVAASGGECLLRGYAETDLDGCGLIIAATDDEALNAQVSADAHRRCVPVNVVDAPALCSVIFPAIVDRSPLIIAVSSGGDAPVLARLIRAKIETWIPSTYGHLAGLAARFRDQVKGLFPDVQQRRGFWEDVFQGPIADRQLAGQGAEAERLLQAKIDGEASVTTGEVYLVGAGPGDPDLLTFRALRLMQQADVVLYDRLVAPAILELCRRDAERVYVGKRRADHAVPQDQINQQLVNLAKAGKRVVRLKGGDPFIFGRGGEEIEELAAHGIPFQVVPGITAASGCAAYAGIPLTHRDYAQSVRFVTGHLKDGSTDLPWADLVAPAQTLVFYMGLVGLPIICEQLIRHGRAAETPAALIQQGTTVNQRVFTGTLADLPRLVAEHEVHAPTLVIVGEVVQLREKLAWFEGAQGQI, encoded by the coding sequence ATGAAATATCTGCCGCTGTTTCACAACCTGCGCGGCAGTCGTGTGTTGGTCGTCGGTGGGGGGGAGATTGCCTTGCGCAAGTCCCGCCTGCTGGCCGATGCCGGTGCGCTGCTGCGGGTGGTCGCACCTGAAATTGAAGCGCAACTGCGCGAACTGGTTGCCGCCAGCGGTGGCGAATGCCTGCTGCGTGGCTACGCTGAAACGGATCTGGACGGTTGCGGGCTGATCATTGCCGCCACCGACGACGAGGCGTTGAACGCGCAAGTCTCCGCCGATGCCCATCGGCGTTGCGTACCGGTCAATGTGGTCGATGCGCCGGCGCTGTGCAGCGTGATCTTCCCAGCGATTGTCGATCGTTCACCGCTGATCATCGCGGTCTCCAGTGGCGGCGATGCGCCGGTGCTGGCCCGGCTGATCCGCGCCAAGATAGAAACCTGGATTCCCTCCACCTACGGCCATCTGGCCGGCCTGGCCGCGCGCTTTCGTGATCAGGTCAAAGGCCTGTTTCCCGATGTGCAGCAACGTCGCGGTTTTTGGGAAGACGTGTTCCAGGGACCGATTGCCGATCGCCAGTTGGCTGGGCAGGGTGCCGAGGCCGAGCGTCTGTTGCAGGCGAAAATCGACGGCGAAGCGAGCGTTACCACCGGCGAGGTGTATCTAGTGGGCGCTGGGCCGGGCGATCCGGATCTGCTGACCTTCCGCGCCTTGCGTCTGATGCAGCAAGCCGATGTGGTGCTGTACGACCGCTTGGTCGCTCCGGCGATTCTTGAGCTGTGCCGTCGTGATGCCGAGCGTGTCTACGTCGGCAAGCGTCGCGCCGATCACGCCGTGCCGCAGGATCAGATCAACCAGCAACTGGTGAATCTGGCCAAGGCCGGCAAGCGCGTGGTGCGGTTGAAGGGCGGGGATCCGTTCATCTTCGGCCGTGGCGGCGAAGAAATCGAGGAACTGGCGGCCCATGGCATTCCGTTCCAGGTGGTGCCGGGCATCACGGCGGCCAGCGGTTGCGCGGCGTATGCCGGGATTCCGCTGACTCATCGCGATTACGCGCAGTCGGTGCGTTTCGTCACTGGACACTTGAAGGACGGTTCCACCGATCTGCCGTGGGCCGACCTTGTCGCGCCGGCTCAGACGCTGGTGTTCTACATGGGGCTGGTGGGGTTGCCGATCATCTGCGAGCAGTTGATCAGGCATGGTCGTGCGGCCGAAACCCCGGCAGCGCTGATCCAGCAGGGCACCACGGTCAATCAGCGGGTCTTCACTGGCACGCTGGCCGACTTGCCGCGTCTGGTGGCGGAGCATGAAGTGCATGCGCCGACGCTGGTGATCGTCGGCGAAGTGGTGCAACTGCGCGAGAAGCTGGCGTGGTTCGAGGGCGCTCAGGGTCAGATCTGA